From the genome of Vibrio navarrensis, one region includes:
- the pgpA gene encoding phosphatidylglycerophosphatase A, with translation MSNPLAKLSLSNPWHLLATGFGSGLSPVVPGTMGTLASVPFFLLMAYLPLPIYLLVVLLACVVGIKICQVTSADMGVHDHGSIVWDEFAGFWITMLIVPALNIPLSEWQWLVSGFVLFRFFDMVKPWPIGWLDKRVHGGLGIMLDDIVAGVMSAVALYLVGYYAGWLS, from the coding sequence ATGAGTAACCCGTTGGCGAAGCTCTCATTGAGTAATCCTTGGCATTTGCTGGCCACCGGTTTTGGTAGTGGTTTGTCGCCAGTGGTCCCCGGTACCATGGGGACGCTGGCTTCCGTGCCCTTTTTCCTTCTGATGGCTTACCTGCCATTACCCATCTATCTATTGGTTGTACTGCTAGCGTGTGTGGTGGGAATAAAAATCTGTCAAGTGACCTCGGCGGATATGGGCGTGCACGATCACGGTTCGATAGTGTGGGATGAATTTGCCGGTTTTTGGATCACTATGCTGATTGTGCCTGCGCTCAATATTCCGTTGAGTGAATGGCAATGGCTGGTGAGCGGTTTTGTGCTGTTTCGCTTTTTCGACATGGTTAAGCCGTGGCCCATTGGCTGGCTGGATAAACGAGTACATGGCGGCTTAGGGATTATGCTCGATGACATTGTGGCGGGCGTAATGTCAGCGGTGGCTCTCTACTTGGTGGGATACTACGCAGGCTGGTTAAGTTAA
- the dxs gene encoding 1-deoxy-D-xylulose-5-phosphate synthase yields MTLDISKYPTLALAEDPQELRLLPKETLPTLCDELRTYLLNSVSQSSGHLASGLGTVELTVALHYVYNTPFDQLIWDVGHQAYPHKILTGRREQMSTIRQKGGLHPFPWREESEYDTLSVGHSSTSISAALGMAICAEKEGQNRKVVSVIGDGAITAGMAFEAMNHAGDVHADMLVILNDNEMSISENVGALNNHLARLLSGNFYTSIREGGKKVLSGVPPIKELVRRTEEHLKGMVVPGTLFEELGFNYIGPIDGHDVTELVKTLKNMRELKGPQFLHVMTKKGKGYEPAEKDPIGYHGVPKFDPARTSLPKSSGGKPSFSNIFGDFLCDTAAQDPKLMAITPAMREGSGMVRFSKEYPEQYFDVAIAEQHAVTLATGMAIGGYKPIVAIYSTFLQRGYDQLIHDVAIMNLPVMFAIDRAGLVGADGQTHQGAFDLSYLRCIPNMVIMAPSDENECRQMLYTGHQHNGPSAVRYPRGSGMGTPIEEAFTTLEIGKGRLIRTGEKVAILSFGTFLANALQAADNLNATVADMRFVKPLDEALIRQLVATHDVIVTVEENAIAGGAGAGVVEFLMQEKLIKPVLNLGLPDKFIPQGTQEELHQELGLDANGIEQAILAYLAK; encoded by the coding sequence ATGACTCTTGATATTTCAAAGTACCCAACACTGGCACTGGCAGAAGACCCTCAGGAGCTGCGTCTGCTCCCTAAAGAGACACTGCCAACGCTGTGCGATGAGCTGCGTACCTATCTGCTTAACTCCGTCAGTCAGTCAAGCGGCCACTTAGCCTCCGGTCTTGGCACAGTCGAACTCACAGTCGCTCTGCATTACGTCTACAACACACCCTTTGATCAGTTGATCTGGGATGTGGGCCACCAAGCCTATCCGCACAAAATTCTTACTGGCCGCCGTGAGCAAATGTCCACGATTCGACAAAAAGGCGGTTTGCATCCGTTTCCTTGGCGCGAAGAGAGTGAGTACGACACCCTGTCTGTCGGCCACTCTTCCACCTCCATCAGCGCTGCGTTGGGAATGGCCATCTGCGCGGAAAAAGAGGGGCAAAATCGCAAAGTCGTGAGCGTGATTGGCGATGGCGCCATTACCGCGGGCATGGCTTTTGAAGCGATGAACCACGCAGGTGATGTGCACGCGGATATGTTAGTGATCCTCAATGACAATGAGATGTCGATTTCTGAAAATGTTGGTGCACTCAACAACCATCTAGCGCGTCTCCTGTCTGGCAATTTTTACACCTCGATTCGTGAAGGCGGTAAGAAGGTCCTCTCTGGCGTGCCTCCAATTAAGGAGCTGGTGCGCCGCACTGAAGAGCACCTCAAAGGCATGGTTGTGCCGGGCACGCTGTTTGAAGAGTTGGGCTTTAACTACATCGGCCCGATTGACGGCCATGACGTCACGGAACTGGTGAAAACACTGAAAAACATGCGTGAGCTAAAAGGCCCGCAGTTTTTGCATGTGATGACCAAAAAAGGCAAGGGCTACGAGCCAGCTGAGAAAGATCCGATCGGTTATCACGGCGTACCTAAGTTTGATCCCGCACGCACCAGTTTGCCCAAAAGCAGCGGCGGCAAGCCGAGCTTTTCGAATATCTTCGGTGATTTCCTTTGTGATACGGCGGCGCAGGATCCCAAGTTAATGGCGATCACTCCGGCCATGCGTGAAGGCTCTGGCATGGTGCGTTTCTCCAAAGAGTACCCAGAGCAATATTTCGATGTGGCGATTGCCGAACAGCACGCTGTGACGCTGGCAACCGGCATGGCAATTGGCGGTTACAAGCCTATCGTCGCCATCTATTCGACCTTCTTGCAACGTGGCTATGATCAGTTGATTCATGATGTGGCCATTATGAACTTGCCAGTGATGTTTGCTATCGACCGCGCGGGATTGGTCGGTGCGGATGGTCAAACTCACCAAGGTGCATTCGACTTGAGTTACCTGCGCTGCATTCCCAACATGGTGATCATGGCGCCAAGTGATGAGAACGAATGCCGCCAAATGCTCTACACTGGCCACCAGCATAACGGTCCGAGCGCAGTACGTTATCCTCGCGGCAGTGGCATGGGCACACCGATTGAAGAGGCGTTTACCACCCTCGAAATTGGCAAAGGCCGCCTCATCCGAACGGGTGAGAAAGTGGCGATTCTCAGCTTCGGCACCTTCTTGGCAAATGCCCTCCAAGCAGCCGATAACCTTAACGCGACCGTCGCGGACATGCGTTTTGTTAAACCGCTTGATGAAGCGCTGATCCGCCAACTGGTTGCCACACACGATGTGATTGTCACCGTGGAAGAAAATGCCATCGCTGGCGGTGCTGGTGCCGGTGTAGTGGAATTTTTGATGCAGGAAAAACTCATCAAACCTGTACTCAATCTCGGTCTGCCGGATAAGTTTATTCCTCAAGGGACCCAAGAAGAGCTGCATCAAGAGCTAGGACTAGATGCCAATGGTATTGAGCAGGCGATTTTGGCTTATCTAGCTAAATAG
- the ispA gene encoding (2E,6E)-farnesyl diphosphate synthase produces the protein MNNSIVDVLTSYQKRNNEQLNHWLDGLPHQNQALIQAMRYGLVLGGKRARPFLVYITGEMLGCAPQDLDTPACAIECIHAYSLIHDDLPAMDDDELRRGQPTCHIKFDEATAILTGDALQTLAFSILAEGTLSAQGESQRVRMVQALAEASGAQGMCVGQALDLAAENRLVSLEELEEIHRNKTGALMRCAVRLGALAAGEKGRDILPQLDQYAAAVGLAFQVQDDILDIISDTETLGKPQGSDQELNKSTYPALLGLDGAIEKAHTLLQEALQALDAIPYNTQLLEEFARYVVERKN, from the coding sequence ATGAATAATTCTATAGTTGACGTATTGACGTCGTATCAAAAGCGCAATAATGAACAACTCAATCATTGGTTGGACGGTTTGCCGCACCAAAACCAGGCGCTGATCCAGGCGATGCGGTACGGTCTCGTTTTGGGTGGCAAACGCGCTCGCCCCTTTCTGGTTTACATTACTGGCGAGATGCTCGGCTGCGCGCCACAAGATCTTGATACGCCCGCTTGCGCCATTGAGTGTATTCATGCCTATTCTCTGATCCATGATGATCTCCCGGCCATGGACGACGATGAGCTGCGCCGCGGCCAGCCAACCTGCCATATTAAGTTTGACGAAGCGACCGCCATTCTCACCGGCGATGCGCTGCAAACTCTGGCCTTCTCCATTCTTGCTGAAGGGACCTTGTCTGCACAAGGCGAGTCGCAGCGCGTACGTATGGTTCAAGCACTCGCAGAAGCCTCCGGCGCTCAAGGCATGTGTGTTGGACAAGCGCTCGATCTGGCTGCGGAAAACCGCTTGGTCAGCCTAGAAGAGCTGGAAGAGATCCATCGCAATAAAACTGGCGCTCTGATGCGCTGCGCAGTTCGGCTTGGCGCGCTCGCCGCGGGAGAAAAAGGGCGTGACATTCTGCCGCAACTAGACCAATACGCCGCCGCCGTTGGCCTCGCGTTTCAAGTGCAAGATGACATTTTGGACATCATCAGTGACACCGAAACGCTCGGAAAACCGCAAGGTTCCGACCAAGAGCTCAACAAAAGTACCTATCCTGCCTTGCTTGGTTTAGACGGCGCTATTGAGAAAGCTCACACTCTGTTACAGGAAGCACTTCAAGCTTTAGATGCAATCCCATACAATACCCAATTACTCGAAGAGTTCGCCCGATACGTCGTCGAGCGCAAGAACTAA
- the xseB gene encoding exodeoxyribonuclease VII small subunit, which translates to MATKKPENMSFEATIEELDGLVDQLENGDLTLDDALKKFERGIALARASQAKLSEAEQRVSILLSEDDQAPLSDFTIPSE; encoded by the coding sequence ATGGCGACGAAGAAACCAGAAAACATGTCCTTCGAGGCAACCATCGAAGAGCTGGACGGTTTGGTAGATCAACTGGAAAACGGTGATTTGACCTTAGACGATGCGCTGAAAAAATTTGAGCGTGGGATAGCGCTCGCCAGAGCCAGCCAAGCGAAACTCAGCGAAGCAGAACAACGTGTCAGCATTCTTCTTAGCGAAGATGATCAAGCGCCGCTGAGCGATTTCACTATTCCGTCAGAGTAA
- the pomA gene encoding flagellar motor protein PomA, with protein sequence MDLATLLGLIGGLAFVVMAMILGGSIMMFVDVTSILIVVGGSVFVVLMKFTMGQFFGAAKIAGKAFMFKADEPEDLIAKIVEMADAARKGGFLALEEMEISNSFMQKGIDLLVDGHDADVVRAALQKDIALTDERHTQGTGVFRAFGDVAPAMGMIGTLVGLVAMLSNMDDPKSIGPAMAVALLTTLYGAILSNMVFFPIADKLALRRDQETLNRRLIMDGVLAIQDGQNPRVIDGYLKNYLNESKRALDINE encoded by the coding sequence GTGGATTTAGCAACCCTTTTAGGTTTGATTGGTGGCCTTGCGTTCGTTGTCATGGCGATGATTCTTGGCGGCAGCATCATGATGTTCGTCGATGTGACCTCCATCCTGATTGTTGTCGGTGGATCGGTTTTTGTTGTGTTGATGAAGTTCACAATGGGGCAGTTTTTCGGCGCGGCCAAAATCGCTGGCAAAGCTTTTATGTTTAAGGCCGATGAGCCGGAGGATTTGATTGCCAAAATTGTTGAAATGGCAGACGCGGCGCGAAAAGGCGGCTTCCTCGCTCTGGAAGAGATGGAAATCTCCAACAGTTTTATGCAAAAAGGAATCGATTTGCTCGTGGATGGTCATGATGCCGATGTGGTCCGAGCTGCATTGCAAAAAGACATTGCGCTGACCGATGAACGTCACACCCAAGGAACGGGGGTATTTCGCGCCTTTGGTGACGTTGCCCCGGCGATGGGCATGATCGGTACACTGGTTGGTCTGGTGGCGATGCTATCTAACATGGATGACCCTAAGTCGATCGGCCCTGCGATGGCGGTTGCGCTTTTAACGACCTTGTACGGAGCAATCTTGTCTAACATGGTGTTTTTCCCTATTGCTGACAAACTGGCGCTGCGCCGTGACCAAGAGACGCTCAATCGCCGCCTGATTATGGACGGCGTACTCGCGATTCAAGATGGGCAAAACCCACGAGTGATTGACGGCTATCTGAAAAATTATCTCAATGAGAGTAAGCGTGCTCTCGACATTAACGAGTAA
- a CDS encoding flagellar motor protein MotB: MDDEEKCKCPPPGLPLWMGTFADLMSLLMCFFVLLLSFSEMDVLKFKQIAGSMKFAFGVQNRLEVKDIPKGTSIIAQEFRPGRPEPTPIDIIMQQTIDITQQTLEFHDGESDRAGGTKRDEGKLTGGQSPETSTQSNQNTQEERQQQQAESMSQEMETVMESIKKALQREIEQGAIELENLGQQIVIRMREKGAFPEGSAFLQPKFRPLVRQIAELVKDVPGIVRISGHTDSLPLDSELYRSNWDLSAQRAVSVAQEMEKVRGFSHQRLRVRGMADTEPLVANDTDENRAKNRRVEISIMQGEPLYSDEIPAVPQ, translated from the coding sequence ATGGACGATGAAGAGAAGTGTAAATGTCCCCCTCCCGGCTTGCCGTTATGGATGGGAACATTCGCTGACTTGATGTCATTGCTGATGTGTTTCTTCGTGTTGCTGCTGTCGTTTTCTGAGATGGATGTACTTAAGTTTAAGCAGATCGCAGGTTCGATGAAATTTGCTTTTGGGGTACAAAACCGTCTTGAGGTGAAAGACATTCCCAAAGGCACCAGCATTATTGCCCAAGAGTTTCGCCCTGGGCGACCCGAGCCAACGCCAATTGACATCATCATGCAACAGACGATCGATATTACCCAACAGACGTTGGAGTTTCACGATGGTGAATCGGATCGCGCGGGCGGTACGAAGCGCGATGAAGGAAAACTGACCGGCGGTCAGTCGCCGGAAACCTCGACGCAAAGCAATCAAAATACTCAGGAAGAACGCCAGCAGCAGCAAGCCGAGTCCATGTCGCAAGAGATGGAAACGGTGATGGAAAGCATTAAGAAAGCATTGCAGCGAGAGATAGAGCAGGGCGCGATCGAGCTAGAGAACCTTGGCCAGCAAATTGTCATTCGTATGCGAGAAAAAGGCGCCTTCCCTGAAGGTTCTGCATTCTTGCAACCCAAGTTTCGCCCGTTGGTAAGGCAAATTGCCGAATTGGTTAAAGATGTGCCGGGCATAGTGCGCATTTCTGGCCATACCGACAGTTTGCCGTTGGATTCGGAACTGTACCGTTCTAACTGGGATCTCTCTGCGCAGCGTGCGGTGTCGGTGGCGCAAGAGATGGAAAAGGTGCGTGGTTTCTCCCATCAACGCTTGCGTGTGCGGGGAATGGCAGATACTGAGCCATTGGTTGCCAATGACACTGACGAAAACCGAGCGAAGAACCGTCGGGTAGAGATCAGCATCATGCAAGGGGAGCCACTCTATAGCGATGAAATACCAGCGGTTCCTCAATAA
- the thiI gene encoding tRNA uracil 4-sulfurtransferase ThiI: MKFIVKPHPEIFVKSESVRKRFTKILESNIRIIIQNRTESVAVFNRRDHIEVAANSDQYRQQVLEILTSTPGIQQILEVQQSDFNDLHHIYEQVLELNRERIENKTFVVRAKRRGKHDFTSIELERYVGGGLNQAVASASVKLHNPEVTIKVEVIDDKLNQILAHYKGLGGFPLGTQEDVLSLISGGFDSGVSSYLHIKRGSKVHYCFFNLGGPAHEIGVKQVAHYLWNKYGSSAKVRFISVDFEPVVGEILEKVEDGQMGVVLKRMFMRAAGMVAEKFDIQALVTGEALGQVSSQTLTNLRHIDNVTDRLILRPLINWDKDEIIKLARDIGTEDFAKTMPEYCGVISKKPTVKAVKEKLEAEEANFDFAILEQVVRNARQMDIRDIAKESEQAAPEVEQVQAIEEHAVVLDIRSPDEEDDNPLEIEGIEVKHIPFYKLSTQFGDLDQSKTYLLYCARGVMSRLQALYLQEQGFKNVKVYRP, from the coding sequence ATGAAATTTATTGTAAAGCCCCATCCAGAAATTTTTGTAAAGAGTGAATCGGTACGTAAGCGCTTTACCAAGATTCTTGAGAGCAACATCCGTATCATTATTCAGAATCGCACTGAATCTGTGGCTGTATTTAACCGTCGCGACCACATCGAAGTGGCCGCGAACAGTGACCAATATCGTCAGCAAGTGTTGGAAATTCTCACCAGCACGCCGGGCATCCAACAGATATTGGAAGTGCAGCAATCTGACTTTAACGACCTGCATCATATCTATGAGCAGGTGTTGGAGCTCAATCGCGAGCGCATTGAAAACAAAACTTTTGTGGTGCGCGCTAAGCGCCGTGGCAAACACGATTTCACTTCGATTGAACTTGAGCGTTATGTCGGTGGTGGTTTAAACCAAGCCGTTGCGAGTGCATCGGTCAAGCTGCATAACCCAGAAGTGACCATCAAAGTTGAAGTGATTGACGATAAGCTCAATCAGATCCTCGCGCATTACAAAGGGCTGGGCGGTTTCCCTCTCGGCACTCAGGAAGATGTTCTCAGCCTGATCTCTGGCGGTTTCGACTCAGGTGTATCGAGCTATCTGCACATCAAGCGCGGTTCAAAAGTGCATTACTGCTTCTTCAATCTCGGCGGCCCGGCTCATGAGATTGGCGTGAAGCAAGTCGCTCACTACCTGTGGAACAAATACGGTTCCTCAGCCAAGGTGCGTTTTATCTCGGTCGATTTTGAGCCTGTGGTGGGCGAAATCTTAGAGAAAGTCGAAGATGGTCAGATGGGTGTGGTACTCAAGCGTATGTTTATGCGCGCAGCGGGCATGGTTGCGGAGAAGTTTGACATTCAAGCTTTGGTGACGGGGGAAGCGCTGGGGCAGGTGTCGAGCCAAACCCTGACCAACTTGCGTCATATCGATAACGTGACCGACCGTTTGATTTTGCGCCCTCTGATTAACTGGGACAAAGATGAGATCATCAAACTGGCGCGTGACATTGGCACCGAAGATTTTGCCAAGACCATGCCTGAATACTGTGGTGTGATCTCGAAAAAACCGACCGTTAAAGCGGTGAAAGAGAAGCTGGAAGCAGAAGAAGCCAACTTCGATTTTGCGATTCTCGAGCAAGTGGTGCGCAATGCCCGTCAGATGGATATTCGCGACATTGCCAAAGAGTCTGAGCAGGCTGCGCCGGAAGTTGAGCAAGTTCAAGCGATTGAAGAACATGCCGTTGTGCTTGATATCCGCAGTCCGGATGAAGAGGATGATAACCCTCTGGAAATCGAAGGTATCGAGGTTAAGCACATTCCGTTTTACAAGCTCAGCACTCAGTTTGGTGACTTAGACCAATCGAAAACCTACCTGCTCTATTGTGCGCGTGGGGTGATGAGCCGTTTGCAAGCGCTGTATTTGCAAGAACAAGGCTTTAAGAACGTGAAAGTGTATCGCCCATAG
- a CDS encoding transcriptional regulator GcvA — protein sequence MSRRLPPLNSLRVFEAAARHLSFTRAAEELFVTQAAVSHQIKALEEFLSLKLFRRRNRSLLLTEEGQSYFLDIKDIFTALSEATDKVLERSEKGALTISLPPSFAIQWLVPRLADFNTQQPDIDVRIKAVDMDEGSLTDDVDVAIYYGAGYWPGLRADKLYQEYLIPLCSPSLLLSNKPLESLSDLKHHTLLHDTSRKDWKQFAKENGLDEVNVNQGPIFSHSTMVLQAAAHGQGVALGNNVLARPEMEAGRLIAPFDEILLSKNAFYVVCHDQQAEMGRIATFRDWMLATARKEQEEVLDESALHG from the coding sequence ATGTCACGTAGATTACCGCCACTGAACTCGCTTCGCGTGTTCGAAGCCGCCGCCAGACACCTCAGTTTCACCCGCGCTGCGGAGGAGCTTTTTGTTACTCAAGCCGCCGTCAGTCACCAGATTAAAGCATTAGAAGAGTTTCTCTCCTTAAAGTTATTTCGTCGCCGTAATCGCTCTTTGCTGCTCACCGAAGAAGGGCAGAGCTATTTTCTCGACATCAAAGACATTTTTACTGCCTTATCCGAAGCGACCGATAAAGTGCTGGAACGTAGCGAAAAAGGGGCTTTGACCATCAGTCTGCCGCCGAGTTTTGCCATTCAATGGTTGGTGCCGCGCTTAGCCGATTTTAACACGCAGCAGCCCGATATCGATGTCCGGATAAAAGCTGTGGATATGGATGAAGGCTCTTTGACCGACGACGTTGATGTGGCGATTTACTATGGAGCCGGATATTGGCCCGGGCTGCGTGCCGACAAACTCTATCAGGAGTATCTGATCCCGCTCTGTTCACCTTCGTTACTTTTGAGCAACAAACCATTAGAATCTCTAAGTGACTTGAAACATCACACCCTACTGCATGACACCTCGAGAAAAGACTGGAAACAGTTTGCCAAAGAAAACGGTTTAGATGAGGTGAATGTCAATCAAGGGCCGATCTTCAGCCACTCCACCATGGTGTTGCAGGCGGCAGCGCACGGCCAAGGAGTCGCGCTCGGCAACAACGTGTTGGCGCGGCCAGAAATGGAAGCCGGGCGCTTGATTGCCCCGTTTGATGAAATCTTGCTCTCTAAGAATGCCTTTTATGTGGTTTGTCATGATCAGCAGGCGGAGATGGGACGCATCGCCACGTTCCGCGATTGGATGTTAGCAACCGCACGTAAAGAACAAGAAGAGGTGTTGGATGAGTCTGCCCTACATGGTTGA
- a CDS encoding alpha/beta fold hydrolase — protein sequence MSLPYMVDGPEDGPVFIFAHGAGAPMDHAFMTLVAQGLAANGIRVIRFNFPYMDKRAQDGKKRPPDRAPKLLEAFVDVIESVTSVPVVIGGKSMGGRMASLLGDHPLVSAIACLGFPFHPPGNAEKFKGEHLAVITKPTLILQGERDTFGTQSECAEYPLSPAVQMRFLPDGDHSFKPRKRSGLSEQDNINTAVVQLTAFIQGMQNEK from the coding sequence ATGAGTCTGCCCTACATGGTTGATGGTCCTGAAGATGGGCCAGTGTTTATTTTTGCCCATGGTGCAGGCGCGCCGATGGATCACGCCTTCATGACCCTTGTGGCGCAAGGGTTGGCCGCCAATGGCATTCGTGTGATCCGTTTTAATTTTCCCTACATGGACAAGCGTGCGCAAGATGGTAAAAAGCGGCCGCCAGATCGTGCGCCGAAACTGCTCGAAGCGTTTGTTGACGTGATTGAATCGGTTACATCGGTTCCGGTAGTGATTGGCGGCAAGTCGATGGGCGGTCGTATGGCCAGCCTGCTTGGCGACCATCCACTGGTCAGCGCCATCGCCTGCCTCGGTTTTCCGTTTCATCCTCCGGGTAACGCGGAAAAGTTCAAAGGTGAACACCTTGCGGTGATAACTAAACCCACGCTGATCCTGCAAGGCGAAAGAGACACGTTTGGCACTCAAAGCGAGTGCGCTGAGTATCCGCTTTCTCCGGCGGTGCAGATGCGGTTTTTACCCGATGGTGACCACAGCTTTAAGCCGAGAAAACGCTCAGGGCTGAGTGAGCAGGACAATATCAATACGGCGGTTGTGCAGTTAACCGCCTTTATTCAAGGAATGCAAAATGAGAAGTAA
- a CDS encoding DUF423 domain-containing protein: MRSKWLLAFVGASAATAVALGAFAAHGLKSSLAPYLLEVFETGVTYQFWHTLAIALCALLLRSALPSKAQNYFFIAAICFIIGIFCFSGSLYALALTGIKWFGPVTPLGGLMFMVGWLVFMLAALKTNEVSK, encoded by the coding sequence ATGAGAAGTAAGTGGTTACTCGCCTTTGTTGGCGCTTCTGCCGCGACAGCGGTGGCGTTGGGGGCTTTTGCCGCGCACGGTTTGAAAAGCAGCTTAGCGCCCTATTTGCTCGAGGTGTTTGAAACCGGAGTGACGTATCAGTTCTGGCACACCTTGGCGATTGCACTGTGCGCACTGCTGCTTCGCAGCGCGTTGCCAAGTAAAGCGCAAAACTATTTTTTCATCGCCGCGATTTGCTTTATCATCGGCATCTTTTGCTTTAGTGGCAGCTTATACGCGTTAGCGTTGACGGGGATAAAATGGTTTGGCCCTGTAACGCCACTGGGTGGATTGATGTTTATGGTCGGCTGGCTGGTGTTTATGCTCGCGGCTTTGAAAACGAACGAGGTATCTAAGTGA
- the rlmM gene encoding 23S rRNA (cytidine(2498)-2'-O)-methyltransferase RlmM, translating to MKQLMLYCRPGFEKECAGEIQDKATQLEVYGFPRVFKNAGYVLFECYQAGDADRLARELDFNALIFARQMFAVAAEFTELPAEDRISPILSQLEEVDSFPMCGELRIETPDTNEAKELLKFCRKFTVPMRQALRGKGFLMTKEHAKKPVLHVCFVASGHCFVGYSYSDNNSRFFMGIPRLKFPADAPSRSTLKLEEAFHVFIPREEWDTRLASGMWAVDLGACPGGWTYQLVKRSMFVHCVDNGMMAESLTETGQIRHHMVDGFKFEPDRKNVTWLVCDMVEKPARVAHLMGQWILKGWAKEAIFNLKLPMKGRYDEVLQDIENLKMFLIENKVKFRLQAKHLYHDREEITVHVQCLSNISPH from the coding sequence GTGAAACAGTTAATGCTCTATTGTCGCCCCGGCTTTGAGAAAGAGTGCGCCGGTGAGATTCAAGATAAAGCGACTCAGCTAGAGGTTTATGGCTTTCCACGCGTGTTTAAAAACGCAGGATACGTGCTGTTTGAGTGCTACCAAGCAGGCGATGCCGACAGGCTGGCTCGTGAGTTGGATTTCAACGCGTTGATCTTTGCAAGGCAGATGTTTGCTGTCGCAGCGGAGTTTACCGAACTGCCTGCCGAGGATCGCATTAGCCCGATTTTATCTCAGCTTGAGGAAGTCGATAGCTTCCCCATGTGTGGTGAGCTGCGTATCGAAACGCCAGACACCAATGAAGCGAAAGAGCTGCTGAAGTTTTGTCGTAAGTTCACGGTGCCAATGCGTCAGGCCTTGCGCGGAAAAGGTTTCCTTATGACGAAAGAGCATGCGAAAAAGCCTGTGTTGCACGTTTGCTTTGTGGCCTCAGGGCACTGCTTTGTTGGGTATTCCTACTCGGATAACAATTCGCGCTTCTTTATGGGCATCCCTCGTCTGAAGTTTCCCGCCGATGCGCCAAGTCGCTCAACCCTGAAGTTGGAAGAGGCGTTTCACGTCTTTATTCCTCGCGAAGAGTGGGATACCCGCTTAGCTTCGGGGATGTGGGCAGTCGATCTCGGTGCGTGTCCGGGCGGTTGGACTTATCAACTGGTCAAGCGTTCGATGTTTGTTCACTGCGTGGATAACGGCATGATGGCAGAAAGCTTAACGGAAACCGGCCAGATCCGTCATCACATGGTCGATGGCTTTAAGTTTGAGCCCGATCGTAAGAACGTCACTTGGTTGGTGTGCGACATGGTAGAAAAGCCAGCGCGTGTTGCTCACTTAATGGGGCAGTGGATCCTCAAAGGTTGGGCTAAAGAAGCGATCTTTAATCTTAAATTGCCAATGAAAGGTCGCTACGACGAGGTGTTGCAAGATATTGAAAACCTGAAAATGTTCCTGATTGAGAACAAGGTGAAATTCAGATTGCAAGCCAAACACCTTTATCACGACCGTGAAGAGATCACCGTACACGTGCAGTGTTTATCCAATATTTCGCCGCATTAA
- the xni gene encoding flap endonuclease Xni has protein sequence MAIHLVIIDALNLIRRVHSAQPDPNDIANTITNTGRTLQRIIREAQPTHIVAVFDHLGTDRGWRAKILPEYKQGRKPMPEPLLRGLEKIQDAWWQMGIDSLLSEGDEADDLVATLAQKVASHGEKVTIISTDKGYCQLLSPTLQIRDYFQHRWLDEPFIANEFGVKPTQLADYWGLAGISSSQVPGIPGIGPKAAKEILTQFDDIEQANQSDALPAKYRKKFDLHIDQARRCKQVSALKTDIELGFNLQDLRFSTSPSSQ, from the coding sequence ATGGCTATTCATCTTGTTATCATCGATGCGCTCAACCTTATCCGCCGGGTCCACTCCGCTCAGCCCGATCCGAACGACATCGCCAATACCATCACCAATACTGGCAGAACACTGCAACGGATTATCCGTGAAGCGCAACCCACCCATATTGTCGCCGTGTTTGACCACCTAGGCACTGACCGAGGCTGGCGCGCCAAAATCTTGCCTGAATACAAGCAAGGACGCAAACCCATGCCAGAACCCTTGCTGCGGGGGCTAGAAAAAATTCAAGACGCTTGGTGGCAAATGGGTATTGACTCTTTGCTTTCCGAAGGGGATGAAGCCGACGATCTGGTGGCAACACTGGCGCAAAAAGTCGCCAGTCACGGCGAAAAAGTAACGATCATCTCTACCGATAAAGGCTATTGCCAACTGCTTTCTCCCACCCTGCAAATCCGTGATTACTTTCAGCATCGCTGGTTAGATGAGCCATTTATTGCCAACGAGTTTGGTGTCAAACCGACACAGCTCGCCGACTATTGGGGCTTGGCGGGCATCAGCTCAAGCCAAGTGCCCGGCATTCCCGGTATTGGCCCGAAGGCAGCCAAAGAGATACTCACACAGTTTGATGACATAGAACAAGCCAATCAAAGTGATGCGCTGCCCGCTAAATACCGGAAAAAGTTTGACCTGCATATTGATCAAGCGCGCCGCTGCAAACAGGTCTCCGCGTTAAAAACCGATATTGAACTTGGCTTTAATCTGCAAGATCTGCGCTTTAGCACCTCGCCTTCATCGCAATAG